In the genome of Halosolutus amylolyticus, the window CGTGCGCTCGAACCCGATCGCCTCCCGGAGTCCCGTCCCCTCGTGCTCGCAGAAACTCGCCCCCAGGAGGGTGCCGCCGACGCCCGCGAAGGGGTCGAGGACGGTGTCCCCGGCCTTGCTGAATCGGCCGATGAGGTCGGCACAGAGCCGCGGGGGCTTCTGGCCGCCGTGCTCGCTCCGGAGGTCGTGCTGGACGTCCGGCGGGTAGCCCTCGGCGATCACGGACTTCGTCGCGTACTTCCACTCTTTGCCCGTGAGGTCGTTGACCCGGTTGCGCTCGTCGTAGATGCCCCGGCCCTCGACGTACCGCTGGTGGTCCGCGAGGGCGTCGGTGTCGACGACCTCGCCGTCCTCGACCGGGAGCGACTCGTCTCGCGCCCGATCGGCGTCGAAGGTCCCGTCCTCGTCGGTGAACAGCCGACTCTGTCGATGGCGATCCCCGTCGTCTGCCATACCGGGAGTGGTTACCCCGACCCCGTAAAAACTGGCCGCTTTTCGCCGGTCGCCGGGTCGATCGGCGCGGGGATCCCCTCAGACGAACCAGCCGAGGTCGACCGTTCCCTCGTCGAGGACGTCCTTGCGATCGTCGGTCTGGCCGACGTCGGCGTAGGAGATCTCACTCTCGACCTGCTCGGCTTCCGGTCCGGGTTCGTTGCCGACGTAGACGACGTTCGGATTGGTGCCGATGTCCTCGAGCAGCCTGAACGTCGAATCGCCGGACCCGGCTTCGGCCTGGATGATTCCCCGAGCCTCGCGCTCGGTCATCCCGTCGCCGTCTTCGTCCTCGGCTGGTTCCGTTTCGCCCGTGACGACGTCGATCGCTTCCTGCACCTCCTCGTCGGGTGAGTTCATGGACTGCACGCGAGCCAGCGCGGGATCGTCGAGATACTGCCGCGGGTCGCTCTCGGGATCGTTCATGTCGCCGAACTGGATCGCTTCCGGGGGACAGGCGTCTTCGCAGGCGGTGCGTCCGATCAACTCCTCGCCTTTGCTTCCGTCCTGACGCGTGGCGCAGAACGTACACTTCTGCATGGCGCCCCGCGGGCCGCGACTGCCGACCCACCGATCGCGCGCGTCGAACATGTGATCTTCCTCGAGTTCCTCGGCCGGCACGTCCGGTTCGTCCCACTGGAAGTAATTGACCCCGTACGGACAGGCGACCTGACAGTACCGACAGCCGATGCAGACGTTGTAGTCGGTCAGGACGAGTCCGTCCGAATCCCGGGTGTGACGTGCGGTCGTCGGGCAAACCTTCTCGCACGGTGCGTCCGTACAGTGCTGACAGGGACGAATGAGGCGGTTTCGACCGCCGGGCGTGGTGTCCTCGTAGTCCAGCACGTACATCCAGTTCGCGCCCTGATCCCAGTTGTGTTCTTCCGCACACGAGACCACGCAGGCGAGACAGGCGTCACACTGTTCGAGATCGAGCGCCATGCCCCACTGGGTCCCCTCGCCGTCTCCGTACTCGACGCCTTCCTCTTCGTCCTCCTGGGTGGCCGCGACTGCGGATTCGCCGTCCGATTCCGCGGTTCCCCAGGCCCCCAGCCCGACCGCACCGGCGCCGGCTCCCATCTTCTTCATCACGTCGCGACGCGACTCTTCGTCGACTCCGATCCGCGAGAGCGCCTGCTCGACCCGTCCCTCGCCACCGGACTCGATCGGGCGCTCGTCTTCGCCGAATTCGGCCAGTACGTCCTCGTGATAGCGGTCGTGGAACTCCGCTTCCGACAGCTCACCCTTCGTGACCTTCATCGCGTCCTCGGCCATCTCCAGGCCGAGATCCGTGTCGTACTCGGTCTCCTCGAGGGACGCCTCGAGTTCGTCCTGCCACGCCTCCCCGAGCGGGTGGAACGACTCCCCCGAGTCGTCTTCGCTCGACGTCATGATACTTCCCCACTGTCGGTTGCGTCGAGTACGATCATTGATATCGTGTACCACAAAACTGACCAGCCCCGATCGAATAAACGACCGCCATGCACCTGCCGGGATCGGAAACCCCGGTCGATCGAAAAACGCCATTTCCGTCGTTCAGCTTACACACCCGGGATTTTTGGCGTGTTGGGTCGTACCATGGTGCATGAGTGACGACGACTCGCGGGAACCGCGTCGACGATTCCTTCGCATCGCCGGGACCAGCCCGGTACTCGTGCTCGCGGGTTGTCTCAGCGACGACGAGGGCGTCGAAACCGACGACGATCGACCGGACGACTATTGTTTCGACCAGCTGGAAGGTTCCGTCCCGGCGGTCGAACGGAACGCGGTGAGTATCGACGGCGTCGAGCGGAAAGACGAGAGCGAATTGCTGTCGAAAGAGGACGCCGCCTACCAGTGTGGCCCACAGGACGGGCAGCTGTGTGGCAACTGCACGTTCTACATCGACGACAAGGACGGCGACGGGATCGGCGCGTGTACCGAGGTCGAAGGGATGATTCGGTCGGTCGACTGGTGTGGCATCTGGGCGGCGAGAGAAAAGGCACCGCAGGAGTGAGCCGCCGACGTCGACCTCCTGTGGGAGCCGCAGGCTTTAGCCTCGTCCCATCGAACCGGCTGTCGCAGGAATGAGTTCGATCGTCGACGCCGCGTTCGTCCTGGGCGGGGTGCTCGCGCTGTGGCTCGGCGCCCGCTGGCTCGTAACGGCAGCGGCGACGCTCGCGCGCACGGCGGGCGTCTCCGCGCTCGTCGTCGGACTCACCGTCGTGGCGTTCGGAACGTCCGCGCCGGAACTCGTCGTCTCGATCGGCGCGGCACTCGAGGGGCGGGCGGACGTGGCGGCCGGAAACGTCGTCGGCTCGAACGTCTTCAACCTCGCGTTCACCCTCGGGGTCGTCGCGGTCGTGCGGCCGTTTCGCGTCACGGAGAAGCTGGTCCGACGAGACACCGTCGCGATGGCGGCCGCGACCGTCGTCGGGATCGCCGTCCTCGCGAACCTGACCGT includes:
- a CDS encoding 4Fe-4S ferredoxin N-terminal domain-containing protein — encoded protein: MTSSEDDSGESFHPLGEAWQDELEASLEETEYDTDLGLEMAEDAMKVTKGELSEAEFHDRYHEDVLAEFGEDERPIESGGEGRVEQALSRIGVDEESRRDVMKKMGAGAGAVGLGAWGTAESDGESAVAATQEDEEEGVEYGDGEGTQWGMALDLEQCDACLACVVSCAEEHNWDQGANWMYVLDYEDTTPGGRNRLIRPCQHCTDAPCEKVCPTTARHTRDSDGLVLTDYNVCIGCRYCQVACPYGVNYFQWDEPDVPAEELEEDHMFDARDRWVGSRGPRGAMQKCTFCATRQDGSKGEELIGRTACEDACPPEAIQFGDMNDPESDPRQYLDDPALARVQSMNSPDEEVQEAIDVVTGETEPAEDEDGDGMTEREARGIIQAEAGSGDSTFRLLEDIGTNPNVVYVGNEPGPEAEQVESEISYADVGQTDDRKDVLDEGTVDLGWFV
- a CDS encoding high-potential iron-sulfur protein, producing MSDDDSREPRRRFLRIAGTSPVLVLAGCLSDDEGVETDDDRPDDYCFDQLEGSVPAVERNAVSIDGVERKDESELLSKEDAAYQCGPQDGQLCGNCTFYIDDKDGDGIGACTEVEGMIRSVDWCGIWAAREKAPQE